From the genome of Perca flavescens isolate YP-PL-M2 chromosome 12, PFLA_1.0, whole genome shotgun sequence, one region includes:
- the cpdp gene encoding CPD photolyase isoform X2, whose protein sequence is MSDKKRKSTSSAAAGKEPSAKQQKLAPTKEEKKKERAEGWLLDLVKQHRTEKKEMKFNKKRLRFMSDTEQAKQGSEGVLYWMLRDHRVQDNWALVQAQRLALKENLPLHICVCLVVPKSELSTLRHYSFMLKGLKEVAKECKTLGIQFHLLHGSAGDVLPGFVSDRGLGAVVTDFSPLREPLQWLEDVKKTLPKDIPLIQVDAHNIVPCWVASPKLEYAARTIRGKITKLLPEFLTEFPLVEKHPYTATRTAKPVDWDKILASLQVDRAVGEPEWAKPGTSGGMAMLESFIDVRLKLFDTQRNDPNAAALSQLSPWIRFGHLSAQRVALQVQHSGKSAGHSVSSFIEELVVRRELTDNFCFYNKKYDCVEGAYEWAQKTLKDHAKDKRPYLYTREQLEKAKTHDKLWNAAQYQMVTEGKMHGFLRMYWAKKILEWTSSPEEALSIALYLNDRYELDGQDPNGFVGCMWSICGIHDQGWKERDVFGKIRYMNYKGCLRKFDVARFERKYCPKNL, encoded by the exons gagaagaagaaggagagagcTGAGGGCTGGCTGCTGGACCTTGTGAAGCAGCACAGGACAGAGAAGAAGGAAATGAAATTCAACAAAAAGCGCCTCCGCTTTATGTCTGATACTGAGCAGGCAAAGCAGGGCTCAGAGGGTGTACTGTACTGGATGTTAAGAGACCACAGAGTACAAG ATAATTGGGCGCTGGTCCAGGCCCAGCGGCTTGCTTTGAAGGAGAACCTTCCTCTGCACATCTGTGTCTGCCTGGTTGTCCCAAAATCAGAGCTGTCTACTCTGAGACATTACAGCTTTATGCTAAAAGGTCTGAAAGAAGTTGCAAAG GAATGCAAAACCTTAGGCATCCAGTTCCACTTGCTGCATGGTTCGGCGGGCGACGTTCTCCCTGGCTTTGTGTCTGACCGCGGCCTGGGGGCAGTGGTGACAGACTTCTCCCCCCTCAGAGAGCCACTGCAGTGGTTGGAGGATGTTAAAAAGACTCTTCCAAAGGACATTCCCCTCATACAG GTTGATGCCCACAATATTGTTCCGTGCTGGGTAGCATCACCTAAACTTGAGTACGCCGCCAGGACGATCAGAGGAAAAATCACTAAGCTTTTGCCAGAGTTCCTCACAGAGTTTCCTCTGGTAGAGAAACACCCATACACAGCTACTAGAACAGCCAAA CCAGTAGACTGGGACAAAATCCTGGCCTCCCTGCAGGTTGACCGAGCAGTTGGAGAGCCGGAGTGGGCAAAGCCAGGCACCAGTGGAGGGATGGCCATGTTGGAGTCCTTCATTGATGTACGCCTTAAACTGTTTGACACCCAACGCAATGACCCAAATGCTGCTGCCCTCAGCCAGTTGTCCCCCTGGATCCGCTTTG GCCACCTGTCAGCCCAGCGTGTGGCACTGCAGGTTCAGCACAGTGGGAAGTCTGCAGGTCATTCTGTCTCCTCCTTCATTGAGGAGCTGGTGGTGCGCAGGGAGCTGACCGACAACTTTTGCTTCTACAACAAGAAATACGACTGCGTGGAAG GTGCATATGAGTGGGCTCAGAAGACCTTGAAAGATCATGCCAAAGACAAGAGGCCGTATCTCTACACGCGTGAACAGCTGGAGAAAGCAAAGACGCATGACAAGCTCTGGAACGCTGCTCAG TACCAGATGGTCACTGAAGGGAAGATGCATGGTTTCTTGAGGATGTACTGGGCCAAAAAGATTCTGGAGTGGACTTCTTCACCTGAGGAGGCGCTCTCAATCGCTCTATACCTAAATGATCGCTATGAGCTGGATGGCCAGGACCCCAATGGCTTTGTTG GTTGTATGTGGTCTATTTGTGGCATCCATGATCAGGGCTGGAAAGAGCGAGACGTTTTCGGGAAGATCCGCTACATGAACTACAAAGGCTGCCTGCGGAAGTTTGACGTAGCCCGGTTTGAGAGAAAGTACTGTCCCAAAAACCTTTGA